The following are encoded in a window of Castanea sativa cultivar Marrone di Chiusa Pesio chromosome 5, ASM4071231v1 genomic DNA:
- the LOC142633745 gene encoding N6-mAMP deaminase isoform X2 produces the protein MEWCVSLPKVELHAHLNGSIRDSTLLELARVLGEKGVIVFSDVEHVILKNDRSLTEVFKLFDLIHILTTDHTTVKRITQERNDSIGMTKRSYMEAVMEGLRAVSPVDVAFAPHNVDAGSLRESLPINDAGDGKRKKIYVRLLLSIDRRESTAAAMETVKLALEMRDLGVIGIDLSGNPVVGEWMTYLPALEFAREHGLYVTLHCGEVPNPKEIQAMLDFIPQRVGHACYFEEDDWKKLKHYNIPVEICLTSNVVTASVSSLDVHHFADLYNAKHPIVLCTDDAGVFSTSLSNEYKVAASAFGLGKREMFQLAKDAIEFTFADDGVKQDLRNIFDLATKKLDL, from the exons ATGGAGTGGTGTGTTTCATTGCCAAAGGTAGAACTACATGCTCACCTCAATGGATCCATTAGAGACTCCACACTCTT AGAACTTGCTCGAGTACTGGGTGAAAAGGGTGTCATAGTTTTCTCAGATGTGGAACATGTTATCTTGAAAA ATGACCGTTCTTTAACTGAAGTGTTCAAATTGTTTGACCTGATCCACATTCTTACTACTGACCACACAACTGTGAAAAGAATCACCCAAGAA AGAAATGATTCTATAGGCATGACCAAACGTTCTTATATGGAAGCGGTAATGGAAGGTCTAAGGGCTGTCAGTCCAGTTGATGTTGCTTTTGCACCTCATAATGTCGATGCTGGAAGTCTTAGGGAATCACTACCCATCAATGATGCGGGTgacggaaaaagaaaaaagatttatgTTCGGCTTCTTTTGAGTATTGACCGTCGGGAGTCCACTGCAGCTGCGATGGAAACT GTTAAGCTTGCACTGGAAATGAGAGATTTAGGAGTCATTGGTATTGACCTTTCTGGAAATCCTGTTGTGGGTGAATG GATGACATATTTGCCAGCATTAGAGTTTGCTAGAGAACATGGTCTTTATGTAACTCTTCACTGTGGAGAG GTTCCTAATCCGAAAGAGATACAAGCAATGTTAGACTTTATTCCCCAGAGGGTTGGGCATGCTTGTTACTTTGAAGAGGATGATTGGAAGAAATTGAAACATTACAATATCCCG GTTGAAATTTGCCTGACTTCCAATGTTGTGACTGCATCAGTTTCCTCACTAGATGTTCACCATTTTG CTGATCTGTATAATGCAAAACATCCAATAGTCCTCTGCACCGATGATGCTGGCGTGTTCTCCACCAGTCTTTCCAATGAGTACAAAGTTGCTGCTTCTGCATTTG GTCTTGGAAAGAGGGAAATGTTTCAGCTGGCAAAAGAtgcaattgaatttacatttgCAGATGATGGAGTTAAGCAGGATCTGAGAAATATTTTCGACTTGGCCACTAAAAAGCTAGATTTATAA
- the LOC142633745 gene encoding N6-mAMP deaminase isoform X1 yields MEWCVSLPKVELHAHLNGSIRDSTLLELARVLGEKGVIVFSDVEHVILKNDRSLTEVFKLFDLIHILTTDHTTVKRITQEVIEDFASENVVYLELRTTPKRNDSIGMTKRSYMEAVMEGLRAVSPVDVAFAPHNVDAGSLRESLPINDAGDGKRKKIYVRLLLSIDRRESTAAAMETVKLALEMRDLGVIGIDLSGNPVVGEWMTYLPALEFAREHGLYVTLHCGEVPNPKEIQAMLDFIPQRVGHACYFEEDDWKKLKHYNIPVEICLTSNVVTASVSSLDVHHFADLYNAKHPIVLCTDDAGVFSTSLSNEYKVAASAFGLGKREMFQLAKDAIEFTFADDGVKQDLRNIFDLATKKLDL; encoded by the exons ATGGAGTGGTGTGTTTCATTGCCAAAGGTAGAACTACATGCTCACCTCAATGGATCCATTAGAGACTCCACACTCTT AGAACTTGCTCGAGTACTGGGTGAAAAGGGTGTCATAGTTTTCTCAGATGTGGAACATGTTATCTTGAAAA ATGACCGTTCTTTAACTGAAGTGTTCAAATTGTTTGACCTGATCCACATTCTTACTACTGACCACACAACTGTGAAAAGAATCACCCAAGAA GTTATTGAAGATTTTGCCTCTGAAAATGTGGTATACCTGGAGTTAAGAACTACTCCGAAG AGAAATGATTCTATAGGCATGACCAAACGTTCTTATATGGAAGCGGTAATGGAAGGTCTAAGGGCTGTCAGTCCAGTTGATGTTGCTTTTGCACCTCATAATGTCGATGCTGGAAGTCTTAGGGAATCACTACCCATCAATGATGCGGGTgacggaaaaagaaaaaagatttatgTTCGGCTTCTTTTGAGTATTGACCGTCGGGAGTCCACTGCAGCTGCGATGGAAACT GTTAAGCTTGCACTGGAAATGAGAGATTTAGGAGTCATTGGTATTGACCTTTCTGGAAATCCTGTTGTGGGTGAATG GATGACATATTTGCCAGCATTAGAGTTTGCTAGAGAACATGGTCTTTATGTAACTCTTCACTGTGGAGAG GTTCCTAATCCGAAAGAGATACAAGCAATGTTAGACTTTATTCCCCAGAGGGTTGGGCATGCTTGTTACTTTGAAGAGGATGATTGGAAGAAATTGAAACATTACAATATCCCG GTTGAAATTTGCCTGACTTCCAATGTTGTGACTGCATCAGTTTCCTCACTAGATGTTCACCATTTTG CTGATCTGTATAATGCAAAACATCCAATAGTCCTCTGCACCGATGATGCTGGCGTGTTCTCCACCAGTCTTTCCAATGAGTACAAAGTTGCTGCTTCTGCATTTG GTCTTGGAAAGAGGGAAATGTTTCAGCTGGCAAAAGAtgcaattgaatttacatttgCAGATGATGGAGTTAAGCAGGATCTGAGAAATATTTTCGACTTGGCCACTAAAAAGCTAGATTTATAA